GAGTTTTAAACAACCTTGTATAAAAAGAGACAACTTTTTGTTCATTTCAGTTCATCTCTATTGTTTGCTTATGTAAACTGATTTTCCAGATAACTTTTAACAGGTTAAGAATTTCTATGTTGGGCGTGATCATGTTGGAGATGTTCCTTTGTTGCAGAAAATCCTTGCTGCATTTACAACTGGTAAAGCCCAGTGATGGACATTGTATGAAACTATGGATGTTTTTTGTTCTAAAAGTTACTAACACCAGTGTACGATAATTGTTGTTTTGACTCTTTTAGTACATTAATAAATCAATGTAACTGGAGAGAGtattaaagtatttttgttttctaatctCTGGATTCTTGTCTTTTTACTATGAAGAATAAATGTTATTCTGTTTGGATACGTAAtgcaaatattttttactttgtgTTATCAACAGGTGCTGTGGCAATTGCAGTTGCAAATCCAACTGATCTTGTGAAAGTTAGACTACAAGCAGAAGGAAAATTGCCTGCTGGTGTGCCGAGGCGCTACACTGGCTCACTGAATGCTTATTCTACAATTGTGAGACAGGTATGCTCATTAAGTATATGATTTGTGAAAGATAAAGATATGGTCCAACTTTTAGTTCATAACCAGTTTTGTTTGAACTTTCATCCAACACACTCAGGAAGGAGTTGGAGCTCTTTGGACTGGGATTGGCCCCAATATAGCAAGAAATGCTATCATCAACGCTGCTGAACTAGCCAGCTATGATCAAGTGAAACAGGTAATATTAAAGATTCTATGCACTTGCATTTCGGAGTAACTTTATATGCTTCCTCTATATTTTCTATTGactaattacttttttttaattaaatttactgcAGACTATTTTGAAAATTCCGGGATTCACCGATAATGTTGTGACTCATCTTCTTGCTGGTCTAGGGGCTGGGTTTTTCGCAGTCTGTATTGGCTCCCCTGTCGACGTGGTAATGTGTTGGCATTTAATTTGGATAATTTTACTGTCTTGGCATTTCTATATTGTACTAAGAATTGTTTCTAAACTTTgatataagttaaaaataaaataaaaattcagggGAAATTAGAAAATAGTAGATTTTAGTAAATTCATCTAACACTTCTTAGAAATTTCTTGTTGACTTGATCTTTTTAAGCTCCATCAGAGTCGGCAGTGGGCGTGTGCATGGGAAATACTTTGTTGTTTCGTCTAAAATTTGGTTGCCTAGTGATGGTGAGTTTCTTAATTATGCAATCTTACCATTGCTAATTCAGTTGTTCTATCTTCTTCTGTTGTATATGCAGGTTAAGTCAAGAATGATGGGAGATTCTAGTTACAAAAGCACCCTTGATTGCTTCATCAAAACGTTAAAGAATGATGTATGGTTTCTTTGCTCAAACCAGTTTTCTGTTTATAAGCTTTTACTTTATGTGCATATGGTTATGGAATGTAATGTTTGCAGGGACCAGCAGCCTTTTACAAAGGGTTCATACCGAATTTTGGACGGCTAGGATCTTGGAATGTGATAATGTTTCTAACTCTAGAACAGGTATAACTTGAATACTTTTGTCATAGGCTTTTAACCTTTCTCCATCCCACATTTTAACCGTTCTTTGGCAAAATTGATTTCATACAGTCGCTTAAAGTTCCTCGGACGTTTTACTTTCATTATGTGTTATGGTTTATTTAGAAACAAAATTTAATTTGGTGAGAAAGTTTTATTAAGAATTCTAAATGCAATGATGAATGATTGCATATAGTATGTTTCCATATCCAAAATTGAAATTATGAAGATACAGAAACACAATGACATTAGTGAATGTTGATTAACTGTTCATACAAACATTTTCACAAACTCCATGCATCATTAATTTCTTTGTTCTGTTATTCaactgtttctttctttctttgacaGACTAAAAAATTCGTCAAAAGTTTAGAATCAGCCTAAGCTCCAGCAGTTGAGTAGAGTAGAAAATGCAATGGAAACACTCAAGAAAATAAAACTCCAATTCTCTCAATTTTGCTAGCTGGAGTATAGCAAAAtattttttggagggaaaaaattGAGAATAAACATATTCATGTATACTAGTACTAGTTTTAAAGGTTCTAATTTTTTCACGATATTATTTCCTTTTGTCAATTGTAGTTCTCTTggaaagtttatttttatttgcgcATGGCCCTCTTTCGAATTTGAGAGAGTCAAAGCCTATAATGGGTTTCCTTCATAAAGTGAAACACGAAGCATCAAGCTTGATATTTGCAATCACCTTAGTTTCTTTTCTCCTTCAATCAACTATTAGGAAAAATCTAGGGGgcagtaattttattaaattctggccagcatgtaaccaggaAAGAAAAAGTAagttattggatgaaatctcatatcAATTttgcaccattaaaatcatcattgatggctatttgatggttaTAAATTACAAAAGTTGCTTGCCTTTAAGTTTGTCTTGGCAATTTTTTCTTAGGTattctatttaaatattttttgaaagtTGATGTTATTGACAAAAGCAATTATGAAATATAGGAATATCAAATACATTTATGAGgaatttaaaaatatgacaaaaataataaaaatatcattattttAATAAGAGATAAATGCTGCTTGTTTTGACATGAGTTATGTATTTACGAATTTGTAAGATGATAAATTTATATGTATTACTTCgctataatgataaatttatacgtAACGATAAAAATATGAACAAATAACAAAATGGTACGTAGATATCTATGTcagcatttatttttttaaaaatatatatatcatatcaatattttttttaaaccacTCTTATAATttagtaaaaacaaaaaatattttttatttaatttaaaaaatctgaagagtaaagtatcatttatgttcccaacgtttggggtaagtctcaaacatgtccctaacgttttaaacgtcctatttgtatcccaaACGTTTCTAAATCGAATCAATATTGTCCTACCGTCCAAATGACTAACATTTGGTTAACGGCGTTACATATGTGGACATTAAGTGAGTAACCCCAAATGTTAAGATACACACGCCTGCTTCTTCGCGCCCAATATACCATTCACTGTAACGAATACGAAACGTTGAAGAATAAGAGCACCTCCACACAACGTTTTTCATTCCAGTTCTCCTTACCACACACGTTTTGTCTCTTCTTCGAGGCTAATCGTAGGAAGGGGCTGCAAGGTAGTTGGTGGTTCGTTGTTGGGAGTTTTGCATGAAAGCTTACACCTTTGTTCTGGTGACAGAGTTTGATCGTTCGATAAGGTATGTACCaggaaaaaaaatttgttttttgggGTTTTGTTGAGTAGTTCCACGAAGAAAAGATGGTCGGCCGTATATGAGATTGCGTgcatttttagggtttagttGATTTTTCTTATTCCTAGCAAAATGTTCGTTGCTTATGTTAGTTAGggcattaattttcttttttctggTGATTGAATGTGTGCCTTGATGCATGCAAGAAGAGTTTTCGGGTTTGCAGACCAATAATTTGCCTTAATGGGTGCTTCATCAAGACACCATATGGAGGTCAACTTCTCACGGCTATTGGCTGGGACCCGAACGACCAGATATTGCCAATAGCATACGCAGTGGTTGAAGCAGAGACTAAGGACACATGGACTTGGTTTCTCACCAATCTGTGTGATGACTTTGGGAGTGACAAGATATGGAAATGCACCTTTATGTCTGACCAACAAAAGGTACTTACTTCTCTATTCACTTCATTGATAGTGTTAGTGTTAGTGTTCGACTTGCTGATAGCTATGTTAGTGATCCTAGTGTTAGTGTTAAACTTGCTGATAGCTACGTTAGTGATGCTAGTGTTAGTGTTAGACTTGCTGATAGCTACTTTATTCATCCTAATGTTACTGATAGAGTTGCTGCCCTAGTGAACCTAGTTATTGAAATGTATGAGTAGAGGTTTGAATTGTGCATGTCCAATAGAGGTACTTACTTAATTGTGTCTATCACATATCATACTGATTTAATTACTGCTTCAACTAAAACTGATTTATGATGGATTTAGGGTTTAGTTCCAACCTTCGATGAGCTCATTCTCGGAGTGGATCATAGATTTTGTGTTAGACATCTTTACAGCAATTTCAGGAAGAGGTTCCCCGAGCTGCAACTAAAATTGATGATGTGGAATGCTGCAAAAGCTACTTATTTACAAGAGTGGGAGAGAAACATGGCTGAAATCCAAAAGGTTGATAATGGAGCCTACAACCACCTTTTGGAGATACCAGCCAGATATTGGTGCCGGCATAAGTTTGGGACTTGGTCTAAGTGTGATACCTTGGTTAACAACATGTGTGAAGTATTTAACTCTGTGATTGTGGAACCAGAGAGAAACCTATAGTCAGCATGCTTGAAGACATCAGAGTGTACATTATGAGGCGTTGGGCTGATAATAGGAATCAGATAATTAAATACCCAAGAGAGGTGTTGCCCCGTATCAGGATTAAGGTTGAAAAACAAGCTGATGCAAGTGGTAAGTGGGTGAGCACCTATGCTAGTCGTGACAAATATGAGGTAACTAGCATTCATGGAGGCAAAGAGAAGTTCGTGGTTGATTTGAAGAATCACGAGTGTTCGTGCAGGAAGTTTCAGTTGTCCGGAATCCCCTGTGCCCATGCCATGACCTGTATTAGGAAGATGTGCTTCAATGTGGACAACTTTGTTGCAAATTGTTACAAGAAAGCAACTTACTCTGAGTGCTACCAACATGTGGTGTATCCAGTGAATGGCCCCAACCTGTGGGAGAAGACACAATTTGATGACGTTTTGCCATCAATCTACAGAAAATCCATCGGAAGGCCTAAACTGAAACGGAATAAAGCTGCAGATGAGAACCCAACTAGGGGAGGAGTATCTCACGAAGGGCAGAATCAGAAGTGCTCCTATTATTTTGCTAGAGGCCACAACAAACGGACCTGTTCAAAGAAGCGCAAAGTAGCTGCCACTAGTTCGGTAAGTACGATAGTTGTTTGTTTATGGTTCTGTCTTCATTTTTATTGATTGcattcaaaaattataatatcatattGTGGCTGTTAACTAGGCTAACAAAGTTGCTGGATCTACAAGAAGAGCTTCAAGAATCATCTCTAGCACTATCTCAAGCACTGTCTCCAGTACTATCTCTAGCCAGGCCTCTAAGCAATCACAAGCTGCAGCAAAGAAGACCACGGCGTCAAGGCCAAAGAAGAAATCATCTGCCAATGATGTCAGTTCCCAGCAATCTCAGGCTACGTCAAAGAAGGCTAAGCTCACCCCGTCGAACAATAATTCTGGAAATCaactcaaggatgctgccaagcACAACAATCTCAGGGTGCTGGTGCTGCCAAGCCCATCCAAACACGTCAGCATATCCTAACTCAAGTTCATGGCTAGGACACCTCCCAAAGCATGAAAAAAGATGTGATGATTATGATGTGTGCAGTTTTATGTTTTCTGGAAACTTTATTTTTTAGTAAAAGACTTCTCTTTAGTATCATTATAATGTGTCAAAACTAGTTTAAAGACTGCAGTTTGTTATTGTGGAGCAAAATGTGTAGCTCTTGTTTTGTTATTTTGCTGTGAATCTGTTGTGGTTGTAGCCAATGACAATCTTTATAGTTGGTGATTAAGTAATATGTTTGAGTTCAGATTGTTGTAATGCTCATGACTTGCTTAGTCTAAACAGAATGCAAAATTTAGCACTTTATTTCAGCTGCAAAATACAACATTGCAAAATATAACATTGTAGAATATAACACTTTAAACAGATTGCAAAATATAACATTGCAGCTGCACAATATATCATTGCATTTATTACACATGCACAATATACACTTGAATCAAACTTAAATCAACAAAACATCATTTCATTCCAATTTCATTGAGTTCAACAAAACACCAACCATTTCAACATCAGTGCTATTTCTAGGCCAAAATACAGAGCAAAAGTTAGGGATCTAATGATTTTCTCCTAAACCTTATCATCTCCACCAACATCATTGTAGTAAAAGTCTCCAAAATTTGGTGCTGGTTGTTTTCTCACAAACCAATATTAGGGCAACTGTCCATCCAACTAAAGCAACTCCCACTGCAACCATGAACCTGAACTCAACCTTATCCAATTTACTCTTCAAATTTCTGACCTTCATTCTTAACCTTGAAACTTGTGGGGGCTCTTCCTCTAGTTCTGTCCATACAAAATAGCCGCATTCTTCTTCAATCTGGACCAAATATGAGAGAACTGAATCACACCCACAGATTCTCAAAACATATAACTCAACAACAAAAATACACATGGCTAAACCTCACCCCAAAGTTAACGCAACCCCAAAACCTCCGCCCGGAATTTTCTACCGTCGATGAGGTGGCGAGCACATGCCATTTCCCACAGTAGCAAGTTGTCCTCTTTCGACGTACCTGGTTTCTATTTCGTGTTGCCTGTTTGCTGCTGTGTGTCGCTTCAGATTGGCATGCATTATACTCCATCCTTTTTCAAGCAGAGGAAGTCGAGCTTCAGAGAAGGTGCAGCATCAAAGAGGAGATAAGATTTTGCAATTAGGGTTTGGAAGAGGACCATTCTTTTTGttgtttatctatttattttttcttttatttttaattcaataacGGTCACATAAAAACGCCTTGCCACTGTGTATAGTAACGTCCACGTATGCAACGCCGTTAACCAAATATTAGTCATTTGGACGGTAGGATAACATTGATTCAATTTAAAAATGTGTGGGATACAAATAAGacgtttaaaacgttagggataaGTTTGAGACTTACCCTAAACGTTGGGAAcataaatgatactttactcaaatATGAATATCTCTTTTTTATGTTGGACAAAATCTATTCTTTTAAAATTCAactaactttaattttataattttaaatttaaaaaataaaacaaaaatatatttaattattcatccacacaaaaaaaaattggttcaATCTTATTGGTGCTCTCCATAAAGCTTAATCTCTTGTAGGAATCttgctaaaatatattttacaagtatatttgaaaaaaaatgatttcTAACTAATTTTTTCATATATAGCAATTGTTATTGGAGGAATTGGTTTATGTCATCATAGTTAATGTTAATTAGTAATTATCTTTTTAACTTTAGGTAATTAAACCAAATTACTAAATCAGGGTAAACTCATTTTCCGAATTATAATAGTTTTCAAAGAGAGatcattttcaattttttcaatttttctactcTACCTAATTGTTTTAATATGTTCCAgccataataaaataaaataaaatcaaaagctaaaaataaaaattaaaacaattaaaaaaatgaagTAGAAATTGAAAATGGCAAACACCTTCAAATGACGGAGATGTGTATAGTTTGAATCAGATACAATTAGTTATGATCAATATCTCAAAGATGTTCATCACTCCTATCCCTCTTGTTTTCACCatcaattttgttttgttttgtttttttttttaacttttattcataccaaaaaagaaaaaacacaaacacatctgaaaaacttgaaaaaaaaaaatcaaagaagccGATTTTGTCACCTCATCTTCACATTCTCACACTTTGATTGGATAAACGATGAAAAATAGacggaaagaaaacaaaaagaaaaaaatagaaagaaaagtgaattttttatgtattgtttgttttgagtttagaaaaataaataacaaattaatgatgacaaatatGTTGTATTTGGGTTAATAAGCCAAGTGGGTTACTTTAATGATGTTGTTTCAATTTTTTCTAACGATATAGTTtatgacaaaataaattaaacgtatataaaaatatattaattaattgactAAATATTTTGTTCAGTTTATCAAACAGAACATATCTTTTGCAATATTTCAAAGTTCAAAATGGCTATTTATTCAAATACCCATAACATGATAAACTCAATCCAAGTAAAAACAGGCAAGTTTGTAAGGTGCAAAGTGTAATTTAACTGAGAGAACCAAGGTCGATCTTGTCTTTTTACTTGGAGATGTAAAGAAACGAGCAAGAGGAAGAAATTGGGTGTACGTTGTTGTGATTGAGTAGATGAAGAATGAACGTGATTAGGCAGAGATTGATGCACACGCTTCGGCGCGATGGCCCAACAGAAACACTGAAGAGGAAGGCATTGGaattggagaagaagaggaagacgagaAAGCCCAAGTGCAAGGAACAGTTCATCGTCGAAGTCCCCGAAAACTTGTCGTACCTCGACACCGCCACCATGCCCATGGTTGTCGCCGCCGTCGGCATCGTAGTCCTTGCCAAGCTCCTCATGATGGTAACCATATATATGATCCCATTGCACTAATCATGCCCGAATTTGGTTTTGCAGATTACCTGTTTGATAAAATTACTGAGTGAATTTGGCTTGGTAGTATGATGAATCAAGGGCCCAGGAGTTGCTGGAGAGGAAGATCAAGCATGCTCCAGCTGGTCAGGGAAGTGTGAGAATGCTGAGCCGCGAGGAGTGGGACAAGGTTCGAGAACTCCGGCCTAGGACCCCGTTTGAGTCCAAGCTTGCCCGCCCTAATGCCAGAATCAGAACCGGAGAACCCTTGCGTCTTGTATGCAACttacatttttatataaactttttACTTCTGATTCTGTTATCTTTCAAGTGCATATGAGTTTAATTTGATGCAAGGATAGTGCATTCTGCAAAGAAGTAATGGCCTGGAGAAACTTGTGTATGCTTTTGTAGAATTGATTTTTAAAGTGATtgaggtaaaataaaaaaaaaaaaaatccccaaATCAATTCTAGAGGCAATGCATGCAAAAATTGATTTGAGACTTGCAAATCAAATAGCatcaaaattgacaaaataaattCTAAGCCTCCCAATGGATCTCCTATGCATGTTTACTGGTGTGCCATTATATCTTATGTATTCAACCTGTAAAGTATATGCTTGCAAATGATACAAGGGAACCTATTCTAAGAACAAGTAAGTGCAATGAGAGATTGCTATGTCATATATAGTTCCCATGATAAAGCAAGGCTGCCCATTTGGGATTTAGCACTTATTGCCCTAGCTTAGGTTTAGATTACGTGTTAAAGGAATTTTGCCTGTTTTTATCGGAAGCATTTAGTCACTGTTTTGAATTTTAACTCAATGTTATGACTCTGCATTGGATTGTTTGTTTCTTTGGTCAGCGGTTTATGGCTGATTTTTTCTCACATGGTGTGCACAGGAGGACTTGAAGGATTGGACCATTGATGTTTTCATGGATGGTGTTACCAGAGCTGAAGATTGCGGGAAACGCGGTTCTTTATAATTTCTCCTGGGTTATAAGCTTGTCTTCTCTAATTGCCCTTTCTTTTGTTCAATCTCCGTTAGTGTTGCACCAAGTTGATGCTCGAAATTTTATACTGTATTTCATCCCCCTATGCCAAACACATTTTTGATATAAGGAATGGTTTATGTTTCGTTGCAATGGCATAAAATTGTCCCAACTCATAATAACTACTTTGGTTACCTTCCTTTTTACCCAAGGAAATTGCATAGAATTGTTTGGTAAACATGAATTGTCGATTGGAATTTATGTCTCTgtaattatttatgttttcatATAAATAAGATAGGGAACATTTCAAGTGTCCCGGAGAGCATCTGTGTACCAGGTATTTTAatcgttgatttcaattaatatatattatatatattttttataattcagattaacggttaaaataactAGTACACCAGTACTCTCGGTGCACTTGAAATGCTTCCAATAAGATATAATTGTTCCACTTCGTTGTATGTACTCAACTACTCATACTATGTTGTGGCTAAGTTACTGGAATATAAAATTGGCCTGAAGTTATAACTGTAAACGTAACTGAGAAAGAATTTTCCAATTGATGATTAATAGAGAAAATGTGTTGTTGTTGTATTGTTTACAGAGAGAacatgcttatatatatataagctgaTAGAGAGGACAGTGGCGGAACCAGAAATTTCATAAGAGCGGggcaattaaatataaaatataacaaaaaattaacaaaatatgatttgtagcatatatatcaaaaaagtaattatattatataaaagttaatgttcaactacatactttaagattttgatatttttaaacttgTTCGACGATACTTCAtggaactaaaatcatcaattattATCTTTGAAGTGAATTTTGAAGCAATATCCTTttcaatatatacaatcatacaatctgctaaaaattcatcttccatcttgtttcgaaaccttgttttaataatttttatagctGAAAAGGCTCGttcagttgttgttgttgtcacaAGAAGAGTTAAAACAAGACGAATTAATCTATCAATTAaaggatatatatttgattttcctgtctctgtcaatttttgacacaattcagcaagagtagacaaattctgaaaatctggagctttaaccacatcaagttcataatgttgtaactcataatccaattgaatcttttcttgctcagaaaaatctaaagaatagAAATTCTTTGCAAGATTGCATATGTTGCAAACACTGAATAACTTGAAAGCATCTTTAGGATCTAAAGATGTACTCAATATGAGGAACTCGGTTGCTTGCTCACTAAATCTACTATTTAGCTCTTTCAATTGAAAATCTATCACGCTAGTAAAAATGTCAACACGATAGTGGTGTTCAACAGTGACAATATCCTTTTTACGACGAGACCGAATTATGTCACTAAAAGAAGCACCCATATCAGGTATCTGAATAGTATGATCATTACAGAAGGAACTAACTTTCTCCAAAAGTGCTCCCCAACTACTATCTCTTAACTGTTGAATCAATGACTTTGTACTAGAAACCAGATGCATAGCATTCAAAATGTCTTGAGATTTTTGTTGCAATGCTTGACAAAGTTTATCAGTGATTCCCATGATTTCTTTCATCATatgcaaaatgaaaacaaaatcaaatgataataaagatTTAAGAGCATAAGTAGCATCACCACGTTGAGAATATGTAGATCCATTAGTAGCCAAATCTTCCAGAACTGGTTGCTCTAAACATACGTAAAAGGCTACAAATTGAGTTGAAGTGAGAGCTCCACCTAGTATCTCCTGATCTTTTTAATGTGCCAATTTGATTTACTCCCCTTCCTGTTTCAATTTGATTAGTTGCAACTAAATGGGAAATTTCAGTTGCATAAGCAGATCGTAATTCATCATTGCGTTTGCAAGAAGAGCACACAACATTGATAATATTACTCAAACTTTGGAAAAAAGCATGAACATCAACAACTTCTTTAGCCGCGGCAACAAGAGCTAACTGTAATTGATGAGCAAAGCAATGAACATAATATGCATAAGGACATTCTTGAATAATTAAAGCTTGTAACCCTTTCCACTCTCCACGCATATTACTAGTTCCGTCATACCCTTGACCTCGAACATTTTGAATGTTGAGATTGTGATGAGATAATACAGAACAAATCTCTTGTTTTAAAGTAGCAGAAGTAATATCTTTGACATGAACAACATCTATTAGCCTTTCTTTGACAAATCCATGCTTATCAACAAATCTAACAACAAATGCCATTTGTTTTCTTCTAGATTCATCTCTGCttcatcaacaatcaaacaaaaTTTTGCATTACCAATCTCATTGCGAATTTCATTTTGCACCTTTCTAGCAAAAACATGTAGAATTTTCTTTTGAATAGAAGGTGATGTGTATATTACATTTTGAGGAGCATTATCCAAAACAACTGCATCCACTTCTTTATTGTAAGAagctaataattttaacatttcaaTAAAATTTCCTCGATTCTGAGACTCATGACTCTCGTCATGTCCCCTAAAAGCACAAGCTTGAAACGTTAACCATCTGACAGTATCAATAGAGGCTTTAAGACGCAATCTATTGCTTAAAACTTGTTGTGAGCTTTTCTTAGCCAATACTTTGTCAATGTGACATAATTGATTAAGCAAATCTTTACAAGACTTAACAGCAATATTATGAGGAGAATTAAGAGATTTACCCACATGAGATAAAAATGCACAATcctttccattattcacttttttctAATTGCGAAATCCTCCTGATGTGAATGGACTTGATTTTCTAGAAAATAAATAGCATGGAAGATAAAATGCAGCATCCACTTCTGGCGAATATTCTAGCAAAGAAAAACTCTTAAACCAATGAGCTTTGAAACGACGAGGATGACTTTCTAGACCAGAAAGAGGGTACTCATCCATAATAAATTGATATGGTCCAAATTTTATGTATGCTCTACGGATTTCATCTTGTTGATTGATAGGATAATTCCAAATTTGCGGACGCTTTCCGGGATCACGCATCAATGTATCAATATTAACTTGATCTATTTTAGTCCTTGTTATTTTGGAAGCAGGGGGTTGAATATCTTGCTCAACAAGTTGTGTCACAGGTTGctcaataatattttgaacattactcaaagaatctgaacctgaattttgttcatcatatattctctcttttttcttgaaaaatgagtgaattgttttcatctttgacatttttaacttaacttgaactctctaacaaaaaaaaaaaaaaaaaaaataattgcatatatattattttctttaaaaaaaatattaaacctattgagcaataacaaataattttagaaacacaaatatataataaccaaaaataaagttattgatttacctgattatttttttgttccaagtctcacctaaaaataattctattgagttttgccctcacttcaatctttgaacactgtccattataaaaaaacataaattaattattttaaataaataatataaataatagttGACATtgttattaacttaaaaaaattgaaatatacctctttgaatctttgttgtgcattcaatggttaatattttactgttcacttctcttcaatggttttttgtcatatgtcttgttttggtatgaaaagaaaattagaatgagaagagtagaagaccaaaagtttggaaaccact
The sequence above is drawn from the Arachis hypogaea cultivar Tifrunner chromosome 4, arahy.Tifrunner.gnm2.J5K5, whole genome shotgun sequence genome and encodes:
- the LOC112796960 gene encoding mitochondrial uncoupling protein 1 yields the protein MVAGGNSKSDISFAGTFASSAFSACFAEVCTIPLDTAKVRLQLQKQAAAGDAVTLPKYKGMMGTVATIAREGLSALWKGIVPGLHRQCLYGGLRIGLYEPVKNFYVGRDHVGDVPLLQKILAAFTTGAVAIAVANPTDLVKVRLQAEGKLPAGVPRRYTGSLNAYSTIVRQEGVGALWTGIGPNIARNAIINAAELASYDQVKQTILKIPGFTDNVVTHLLAGLGAGFFAVCIGSPVDVVKSRMMGDSSYKSTLDCFIKTLKNDGPAAFYKGFIPNFGRLGSWNVIMFLTLEQTKKFVKSLESA
- the LOC112795028 gene encoding uncharacterized protein produces the protein MLEDIRVYIMRRWADNRNQIIKYPREVLPRIRIKVEKQADASGKWVSTYASRDKYEVTSIHGGKEKFVVDLKNHECSCRKFQLSGIPCAHAMTCIRKMCFNVDNFVANCYKKATYSECYQHVVYPVNGPNLWEKTQFDDVLPSIYRKSIGRPKLKRNKAADENPTRGGVSHEGQNQKCSYYFARGHNKRTCSKKRKVAATSSANKVAGSTRRASRIISSTISSTVSSTISSQASKQSQAAAKKTTASRPKKKSSANDVSSQQSQATSKKAKLTPSNNNSGNQLKDAAKHNNLRVLVLPSPSKHVSIS
- the LOC112796961 gene encoding uncharacterized protein is translated as MNVIRQRLMHTLRRDGPTETLKRKALELEKKRKTRKPKCKEQFIVEVPENLSYLDTATMPMVVAAVGIVVLAKLLMMYDESRAQELLERKIKHAPAGQGSVRMLSREEWDKVRELRPRTPFESKLARPNARIRTGEPLRLEDLKDWTIDVFMDGVTRAEDCGKRGSL
- the LOC112795029 gene encoding uncharacterized protein gives rise to the protein MAFVVRFVDKHGFVKERLIDVVHVKDITSATLKQEICSVLSHHNLNIQNVRGQGYDGTSNMRGEWKGLQALIIQECPYAYYVHCFAHQLQLALVAAAKEVVDVHAFFQSLSNIINVVCSSCKRNDELRSAYATEISHLVATNQIETGRGVNQIEQPVLEDLATNGSTYSQRGDATYALKSLLSFDFVFILHMMKEIMGITDKLCQALQQKSQDILNAMHLVSSTKSLIQQLRDSSWGALLEKVSSFCNDHTIQIPDMGASFSDIIRSRRKKDIVTVEHHYRVDIFTSVIDFQLKELNSRFSEQATEFLILSTSLDPKDAFKLFSLRLQL